A stretch of Thermoanaerobacterium sp. PSU-2 DNA encodes these proteins:
- the kdpF gene encoding K(+)-transporting ATPase subunit F (one of the components of the high-affinity ATP-driven potassium transport (or KDP) system, which catalyzes the hydrolysis of ATP coupled with the exchange of hydrogen and potassium ions) codes for MNIEFTLGGIISLVILFYLVYMLLKADEL; via the coding sequence GTGAATATTGAATTTACTTTAGGTGGCATAATATCACTTGTAATACTTTTTTATTTGGTTTACATGCTATTAAAAGCTGATGAATTATGA
- the kdpA gene encoding potassium-transporting ATPase subunit KdpA, with amino-acid sequence MIYDILQMLIFICLLVIITIPLGSYIAKVFTNQHTFFDFVAKPIEKFVYKITGIDESHEMNWKEYALSLLTFNFLGIIFLFIILVSQGKLPLNPQKLPGVSSWHLALNTAVSFVTNTNWQAYSGETTVSYLTQMLGFTVQNFLSAATGLSVAIALIRGIMRHSTKDIGNFWVDITRSIIWIFLPLSLILSLILTQQGVIQNFSSYIKVHTLEGLKQVIAMGPVASQEAIKMLGTNGGGFFGANSAHPFENPTPLTNMLEMLAILAIPASLPYAFGKMVKNTRQGWAIFSAMLILFVIMLGTTYYSEKTGNPIINHINITGPSTMEGKEVRFGIAGSSLFSTVTTAASCGAVNSSLDSMTPLGGLISMLQIMLGEVIFGGVGSGLYSMLIDAFLAVFIVGLMVGRTPEYIGKKIESYEMKMSILAIIIPASTILIGSAIASVTKAGTSSLLNHGPHGLSEILYAFASAAGNNGSAFAGLNSNTLFYNLITSIAMIIGRFGVIIPALAIAGSLANKKIVPVSVGTFPTDNALFSVLLVGIVLIIGALTFFPALSLGPIIEQLLMNAGRLF; translated from the coding sequence ATGATATATGATATTTTACAAATGCTAATATTTATATGTCTTTTAGTGATAATTACAATTCCACTTGGTTCGTATATAGCAAAGGTATTTACCAATCAGCATACATTTTTTGATTTTGTGGCAAAGCCAATCGAAAAATTTGTCTATAAAATTACAGGTATAGATGAAAGCCATGAAATGAATTGGAAAGAGTATGCTTTGTCATTGCTTACATTTAATTTCTTAGGCATAATCTTTCTCTTTATTATACTTGTATCACAAGGCAAATTGCCATTAAATCCACAAAAATTACCTGGAGTTTCATCATGGCATCTTGCTTTAAATACAGCAGTAAGCTTTGTAACAAACACAAACTGGCAAGCATATAGTGGTGAAACAACCGTAAGTTACTTAACTCAAATGTTAGGGTTTACAGTTCAGAACTTTTTATCTGCTGCTACCGGACTTTCTGTTGCGATTGCTTTAATTAGAGGCATAATGCGACATTCCACGAAAGATATAGGCAATTTTTGGGTTGATATCACAAGATCAATAATATGGATTTTTTTGCCTCTTTCATTAATTCTTTCTTTAATCCTTACACAACAGGGAGTAATACAAAACTTTAGTAGCTATATTAAAGTACATACATTAGAAGGACTAAAGCAAGTCATAGCAATGGGTCCTGTGGCTTCTCAGGAAGCAATTAAAATGTTGGGAACAAACGGCGGAGGCTTTTTTGGCGCAAATTCCGCACATCCTTTTGAAAACCCAACGCCACTTACAAACATGTTAGAAATGCTGGCAATACTTGCTATACCAGCTTCATTGCCATATGCATTTGGTAAAATGGTAAAAAACACAAGGCAAGGATGGGCTATTTTTAGTGCCATGCTTATTTTATTTGTCATCATGTTGGGTACGACATATTATTCAGAAAAAACCGGCAATCCAATCATAAACCACATAAATATAACTGGTCCATCTACTATGGAAGGAAAAGAAGTCAGATTTGGAATAGCTGGTTCTTCACTATTCTCAACAGTCACAACAGCCGCATCTTGTGGAGCAGTAAATTCTTCTTTAGACAGTATGACACCTTTAGGTGGACTAATATCAATGCTTCAAATAATGCTTGGAGAAGTCATATTTGGAGGTGTTGGCTCCGGGCTTTATTCAATGCTAATAGATGCCTTTTTAGCAGTTTTTATCGTAGGTCTTATGGTAGGACGAACACCTGAATACATCGGTAAAAAAATAGAATCATACGAGATGAAGATGTCAATATTGGCCATCATAATACCGGCTTCCACAATACTTATAGGAAGTGCTATTGCATCGGTTACAAAAGCTGGTACAAGTTCCCTATTAAATCATGGTCCACATGGTTTAAGTGAAATATTGTACGCATTTGCTTCGGCAGCAGGAAATAATGGAAGTGCTTTTGCCGGACTTAACTCTAACACACTTTTTTACAACTTAATCACCTCAATCGCAATGATTATTGGTAGGTTTGGCGTCATCATACCAGCGCTGGCCATTGCAGGAAGCTTGGCAAATAAAAAGATTGTTCCTGTCAGTGTAGGAACATTTCCTACTGACAATGCATTATTTTCAGTCCTTTTAGTGGGAATAGTGCTTATAATTGGTGCTTTAACATTTTTCCCAGCTCTTTCTTTAGGCCCAATAATCGAACAATTGCTGATGAATGCTGGAAGATTGTTCTAA
- the kdpB gene encoding potassium-transporting ATPase subunit KdpB: MSKKESTRMNINSKELIKNAFKKLNPATLFRNPVMFIVEIGSILTTIITIVDFISKSAERNFDLQISIWLWFTILFANFAESLAEGRGKAQADALRKTRKDIKAKKLIGDKTEVVLGSTLKKGDIVLVEAGDIIPGDGEVIEGVASVDESAITGESAPVIRESGGDRSSVTAGTKVLSDWIKVKISSDPGESFLDKMISLVEGAKRQKTPNEIALTIMLIGLTIILLLATVTIEPYAIYSGTKISIPTLIALLVCLIPTTIGGLLSAIGIAGMDRLIKKNILAMSGRAVEAAGDVDVLLLDKTGTITFGNRMATEFIPAPGVTENELAMAAQMSSLSDETPEGRSIVVLAKDKYGIREHNLKELNVEFIPFTAKTRMSGININNNKEIRKGAIDAIENYVKEKGGNMPEEVLNAVKMIAQNGGTPLVVAENERVLGVIHLKDIVKGGIKERFADLRRMGIKTVMITGDNPMTAKAIADEAGVDEFVAEAKPETKLSLIKEYQANGHLVAMTGDGTNDAPALAQADVGVAMNSGTQAAKEAGNMVDLDSSPTKLIAVVEIGKQLLMTRGALTTFSIANDVAKYFAIIPAMFSATYPQLGVLNIMHLKTPESAVLSAIIFNALIIIALIPLALKGVKYRPLGAAAIFKRNMLIYGLGGLIVPFVGIKIIDMIITFLGLVH; the protein is encoded by the coding sequence ATGAGCAAAAAAGAATCTACGCGAATGAATATAAATAGTAAAGAACTCATTAAAAATGCTTTTAAAAAATTAAATCCTGCAACACTTTTCAGAAATCCTGTAATGTTTATCGTTGAAATAGGTTCAATATTGACGACTATAATAACGATCGTGGACTTCATAAGTAAAAGTGCTGAAAGAAATTTCGACTTGCAAATCTCAATTTGGCTGTGGTTTACCATCTTGTTTGCAAATTTTGCAGAATCTTTAGCTGAAGGCAGAGGTAAGGCTCAAGCTGATGCACTTCGAAAGACAAGAAAAGATATAAAAGCAAAAAAATTAATAGGTGATAAAACTGAGGTAGTGTTGGGCTCTACTCTTAAAAAAGGTGACATTGTCTTGGTTGAAGCTGGTGATATAATACCAGGCGATGGAGAAGTGATTGAAGGTGTAGCATCTGTAGACGAAAGTGCAATTACTGGTGAATCTGCACCTGTCATAAGAGAATCTGGCGGTGACAGAAGCTCTGTAACTGCTGGTACAAAAGTCTTATCAGACTGGATAAAAGTAAAAATTTCTTCAGATCCAGGTGAATCATTTCTTGATAAAATGATAAGCCTTGTAGAAGGTGCAAAAAGACAAAAGACGCCAAATGAGATTGCATTGACGATTATGCTTATAGGACTCACTATAATACTGCTTTTAGCCACAGTCACAATTGAGCCTTACGCGATTTATTCAGGAACAAAAATATCGATTCCTACCCTCATTGCATTGCTGGTTTGCCTCATACCAACTACAATAGGAGGACTACTAAGCGCAATTGGCATAGCAGGCATGGACAGGCTCATAAAAAAGAATATATTGGCTATGTCTGGTCGCGCCGTTGAAGCTGCAGGTGACGTAGACGTGCTTTTACTGGATAAAACAGGTACAATCACATTTGGCAATAGAATGGCTACAGAATTTATTCCCGCTCCAGGTGTGACAGAAAATGAATTGGCAATGGCTGCTCAAATGTCCTCTTTATCTGACGAGACGCCAGAAGGCAGGAGCATTGTAGTCTTAGCAAAAGACAAATATGGTATAAGAGAGCACAATTTAAAAGAATTAAATGTTGAATTCATACCTTTTACAGCCAAGACTCGTATGAGTGGAATAAACATAAACAACAATAAGGAAATACGAAAAGGAGCTATCGATGCCATAGAAAATTATGTGAAAGAAAAAGGCGGTAATATGCCTGAAGAAGTTTTAAACGCAGTTAAAATGATTGCACAAAATGGCGGTACTCCTTTGGTAGTAGCAGAAAATGAAAGAGTATTAGGTGTAATACACCTAAAAGACATAGTTAAAGGTGGCATTAAAGAACGCTTCGCTGATTTACGCAGAATGGGAATAAAAACTGTAATGATAACAGGCGATAACCCAATGACTGCAAAGGCTATAGCAGACGAAGCAGGTGTGGACGAATTTGTTGCAGAGGCAAAACCTGAAACAAAGCTTAGCCTTATAAAGGAATATCAAGCAAATGGGCATTTAGTTGCAATGACAGGTGACGGCACGAATGACGCTCCTGCACTTGCTCAAGCAGACGTTGGTGTCGCTATGAATTCAGGAACACAAGCCGCTAAAGAAGCAGGAAACATGGTAGATTTAGATTCAAGCCCTACAAAATTAATAGCAGTCGTTGAGATCGGCAAACAGTTGCTTATGACACGTGGTGCATTGACTACGTTCAGCATCGCAAATGATGTAGCAAAGTATTTTGCAATAATACCAGCTATGTTTTCAGCTACATATCCTCAATTAGGCGTATTAAACATCATGCATTTAAAAACACCTGAAAGCGCTGTTTTATCGGCTATAATCTTTAATGCACTTATTATAATTGCACTTATTCCATTGGCATTAAAAGGTGTAAAATACAGACCACTGGGCGCTGCAGCAATCTTTAAGCGAAACATGCTTATATATGGATTAGGTGGGCTTATAGTACCGTTTGTAGGCATAAAAATAATAGATATGATCATCACTTTCTTAGGATTAGTTCACTAA
- the kdpC gene encoding potassium-transporting ATPase subunit KdpC, protein MIKNAILKSIMLLIVFSVFTGLLYPLAISGIAQLIFPHQANGSLIYKDGQVIGSSLIGQQFSDPKYFHGRPSSAGETGYDATSSSASNLGPTNKLLIEKVKKLAQQVRKENGLKSNTAVPSDLITSSASGLDPDISIDAALIQIPRIAKARNISEEKLKNLVNEHIVGRQLGILGEPRVNVLELNIALDNLK, encoded by the coding sequence ATGATTAAAAATGCCATTTTAAAAAGCATAATGCTTCTTATTGTTTTTTCTGTTTTTACAGGTTTACTATATCCACTGGCTATTTCAGGGATAGCACAATTAATTTTCCCACATCAAGCAAATGGAAGTCTGATTTACAAAGATGGCCAAGTCATTGGCTCATCTTTAATAGGTCAACAATTTAGCGACCCAAAATATTTTCACGGGCGTCCATCTTCTGCCGGCGAAACCGGTTATGATGCAACGTCCTCATCAGCTTCAAACCTTGGTCCTACAAATAAGTTGCTAATTGAAAAAGTCAAAAAATTAGCGCAGCAAGTCAGAAAAGAAAATGGCCTTAAATCAAATACCGCCGTTCCATCCGACCTTATTACATCATCAGCAAGCGGTCTTGACCCAGACATAAGTATCGACGCTGCACTTATACAAATACCAAGGATAGCTAAAGCTCGTAACATATCTGAAGAAAAATTAAAAAATCTTGTTAACGAGCATATTGTAGGGAGACAGTTAGGCATATTGGGAGAACCAAGAGTAAATGTATTAGAATTAAATATCGCTCTTGATAACCTCAAATAG
- a CDS encoding universal stress protein: MSDSFKRLTPEEALEIANKSQRGKLKIFLGYAPGVGKTYAMLDEANRRLKRGQDVVIGVVETYGRKETEAMIGDLEIIPKKEIIYKGTVQYEMDLDAILKRKPQVVLVDELAHTNVPGSKHNKRYEDVEEILQNGINVLSTLNIQHLESLNDTVKQITGITVRETIPDTIVNNADEIEVIDVTPDALQNRLKRGEVYNLDKVDQALKNFFRKGNLNALRELALRQSADEVDEDLEQYMKEHGIQENWETNEKIMVCISFNPLVKKLIRRGARRAHRFKCEWIVVYVECTNIFAKKPTKKDMEVLESHFKLAKQLGAEVVVLRGKSVSEELLKFAKERHITQIIMGHSNRRKWETLLRGSTVLKLINSAKNIEIHVIPYN, from the coding sequence ATGAGCGATAGTTTTAAAAGACTTACTCCAGAAGAGGCATTGGAAATAGCCAATAAAAGTCAAAGAGGCAAGTTGAAGATATTTTTAGGATATGCGCCTGGTGTAGGAAAGACGTATGCCATGCTTGATGAGGCAAACAGAAGATTAAAAAGAGGTCAAGATGTTGTCATCGGTGTTGTAGAAACGTATGGAAGAAAAGAAACTGAGGCGATGATTGGTGATTTAGAAATAATACCTAAAAAAGAAATCATATATAAAGGTACTGTACAGTATGAGATGGATCTTGACGCTATATTAAAGAGAAAACCGCAAGTTGTTTTGGTAGATGAGTTGGCACATACGAATGTCCCCGGCAGCAAGCATAACAAAAGATATGAAGATGTAGAGGAAATACTGCAAAATGGAATAAACGTTTTGTCAACTTTGAATATACAACATTTAGAAAGTTTAAATGACACTGTAAAACAGATTACTGGTATAACAGTGAGGGAGACGATTCCCGATACAATAGTTAATAATGCTGATGAAATAGAAGTCATAGATGTAACGCCTGACGCTCTTCAAAATCGATTAAAAAGAGGCGAGGTGTACAATCTCGATAAAGTTGATCAAGCGTTAAAAAACTTTTTCCGCAAGGGAAATTTAAATGCGCTAAGAGAACTGGCACTCAGACAGTCTGCCGATGAAGTTGATGAAGACTTGGAGCAATACATGAAGGAACACGGCATACAAGAAAATTGGGAAACAAATGAAAAGATAATGGTATGCATAAGTTTTAATCCGCTTGTAAAAAAATTAATAAGGCGGGGTGCAAGAAGAGCACACCGCTTCAAATGCGAATGGATAGTCGTGTATGTAGAATGCACAAATATTTTCGCCAAAAAGCCAACTAAAAAGGATATGGAGGTATTGGAAAGCCATTTTAAGCTTGCTAAGCAGCTTGGGGCTGAAGTAGTTGTATTAAGGGGCAAAAGCGTATCAGAAGAACTGCTTAAATTTGCCAAAGAAAGACATATTACACAGATTATAATGGGACATTCAAACAGAAGAAAATGGGAGACGCTTTTAAGAGGATCTACGGTGCTGAAACTAATAAACTCGGCAAAAAACATTGAAATACATGTTATTCCATATAATTAA
- a CDS encoding PIG-L family deacetylase — MNKKLFKWKYIFITFGLIIAIIIASVMNLKTTFANLTEKKPVPNNDDPGQRILVVVPHPDDESLGMAGVIQKAIELKRPIKVVIVTDGESYKKAAQVFTGDINPTPADFYKLGLQRHSESLAAMSVLGLPKNDVIFLGFADGSTRFLWSDFWDNGKPRISGGTNVAYSPYKDVYKPGVAYTGENLENELQDIMKSFKPTDIYYPLADDVHPDHWAVSNFTRYAIVALNLNVKEHMFLVHHPQWPVPWLLMPNDSLLPPTDMKDSNTVWHSIPLSKEEEAKKEEAIKQYTSQIKVMEPFLLAFVRKNELFGTKPVITIPEVETKPNLYDKNMPFSLLSIPAGGILDQEIYKSADLTKLASFYYDNHLYIGVQTLSPISKNVRYNIEMRLFYNNSIKRIDLGLVNDKLYQYRKANNSLLKSIASRPIIDKNILWIKLNIPQKQDLRYIFMGSDSIYKGRLIDKIPWNLYKISKQA, encoded by the coding sequence TTGAACAAGAAACTATTCAAATGGAAGTATATATTTATAACTTTTGGGCTAATAATTGCCATTATTATCGCATCCGTCATGAATTTAAAAACTACTTTTGCCAATCTCACAGAGAAAAAGCCTGTTCCAAATAACGACGATCCGGGACAAAGAATACTTGTAGTCGTACCACACCCTGATGATGAATCATTGGGAATGGCAGGTGTCATACAAAAAGCTATCGAATTGAAAAGGCCTATAAAAGTAGTAATTGTAACAGATGGTGAAAGCTACAAAAAAGCTGCTCAAGTCTTTACAGGTGACATCAATCCAACGCCAGCAGACTTTTATAAACTTGGACTTCAAAGGCACAGTGAAAGTTTAGCTGCAATGTCTGTATTAGGGCTTCCAAAAAATGACGTGATATTTTTAGGCTTTGCTGATGGCAGTACAAGATTTCTATGGAGCGATTTTTGGGATAACGGAAAACCCAGGATTAGCGGTGGAACAAATGTAGCATATTCTCCATATAAAGATGTGTACAAACCTGGTGTTGCATATACAGGTGAAAATTTAGAAAATGAGCTGCAGGACATCATGAAGTCATTTAAGCCTACAGATATTTATTATCCTTTAGCAGATGACGTACATCCCGATCACTGGGCTGTAAGCAACTTCACAAGGTATGCAATAGTCGCACTTAATCTAAACGTAAAAGAGCACATGTTTTTAGTTCACCATCCACAATGGCCTGTGCCATGGTTACTGATGCCAAATGACTCTCTTTTACCACCAACAGACATGAAAGACAGCAACACTGTATGGCATAGTATTCCTCTATCAAAGGAAGAAGAAGCTAAAAAAGAAGAAGCCATTAAGCAGTATACATCACAGATAAAAGTGATGGAGCCATTTTTATTGGCGTTTGTAAGGAAAAATGAGCTTTTCGGGACAAAGCCTGTCATTACGATTCCAGAAGTTGAAACAAAGCCAAACTTATACGACAAAAACATGCCTTTCTCGCTTTTAAGCATACCGGCAGGTGGAATTCTGGATCAAGAAATCTATAAAAGCGCTGATCTTACAAAGCTTGCTTCCTTCTACTATGATAATCACTTGTATATAGGTGTTCAAACACTGTCGCCTATATCTAAAAATGTAAGATACAACATCGAAATGAGGCTGTTTTACAATAACAGCATAAAGAGGATCGATTTAGGACTGGTAAATGACAAGCTCTATCAGTACAGAAAAGCCAATAATTCGCTTCTCAAATCTATAGCATCAAGACCAATAATAGACAAAAATATATTGTGGATAAAATTGAATATCCCACAAAAACAGGACTTGCGCTATATATTCATGGGTTCTGACTCAATATATAAAGGAAGACTTATCGATAAGATTCCTTGGAATTTGTACAAGATATCTAAGCAAGCATAG